DNA sequence from the Juglans microcarpa x Juglans regia isolate MS1-56 chromosome 5S, Jm3101_v1.0, whole genome shotgun sequence genome:
GAGCTCTTTGAAACTCTTTCACCTCTTCCCTTACAACGCTTAAAACTTGCCCAGGTTTTTTGAAGAAATCCTAAAAATTAAGTTGGTTTCTTCTTATCCACAAACCTCTCATCACAGTTGTTGTTTCTTCTAGTTCAGCTTTTGACAGTTTCATCATCAATTTTCCCCAAAGATCCAGTAAGTCATCTTCACCAATGCaccattttttaattctaatcaGTGACTCAAGCCATACATCATTTGTAGCAGTGCATTTCCATAGAACATGCATAACATCCTCAATCTCCTGTTTACAGATTGGACAAAGTTTATTGTCCACTAGCTTCTTTGAGTATAACTTCTTCTTTGTGGGTAGGTAGTCATTCCCAGccttccataaaaataatttcacctTTTTTGGTATGTTCAATTCCCATATGCCCTTCCATCTATTGTTTGCTTCATTTCTTCTTGATGTTTCTCTTTCGGTGGCACTTTTCCTTTCGATCTCCAGGTAGTAGGCATTTTTTACAGAACATATACCCTTCTTTGAAGGCCCCCACACCATTTTATCTTCTGTATTCTTTGTCGTTGTTGTGTTACTTGTTCCTCccttgattttttattagtttggtttcacaaatctTTGAAACCATCTCCTCACATTTTATCTCAACACTCAAAtaccattcaaatacaaacatttttcaatttcaaattttcaacttttaaacttttacatctaatcattacaattttctcaaactttcaaataaaacacaaataataattcaattttttcaaatctcaaaataaaaataatattaataaattatattataaccctattttaactttataatttttttattcaattttttctctctcctaataGTGAAAACTTTTCAGTCTGGACCGGAAGAACCGACCTCATCAGACCGAATTCACCCCTACTCGATCTCGATCTATGGGagtgttttgaataccgtttcgGTCGAGgcattgaaatgagatatttcgataccggtactgTTTCGGATACCGTTTcagaatagtctatatatgaataaattatatatataaatagtctagtttgAATTGATGGTCtaaaaatgaggaagaaatgaaaaaaaaaaagaagaagtaaaggccgaaatatGAAATATCAATCAAAATCCGAAATATCGATAGATACGATCAAAATTCTGACCGGTACAAAACACGACCCTTCTCTGTACTAGCTATCTAGTTGATATGGCATATTTCTACCTTACCGGCCGGtacaaaacaatattaaaaaccTTGATCTATGGTGCCTCCAAAATTcagttttcggtccggtcctgGGGTGTATTTTTTTGGACCGAACCGGGTCAAAACCGACCGAATCGCttacatataaaattttaaaatattatatatatatatatatatataatatattatttagagtgaaataatatatgctatcaattaactaatatatcatacGATAActcatatgataatatatgttacGACGTTGCTACGTCACGGCCACAGAAGATTTCTATCGAAATCATCTACCGAACacctcaaaaaaattttatattttttatctgttcttttactattttttaaactatttaaatattttttaaaaataagaaaaaatcacatattcatttaaaaatacttatttaatcattaagtaaaaaataaaattaaaaaaattaataaaaatttcgGTGGATATCTTTTGTGGGCATAGTGTTTTcctatatgttattatatgtagatTCATACTCTACTAAAGTACTAAGTTAGTAACTattaacattataaatataattataaataattattttttaatgagttagttacataatccacattaaagagctcttttaattttgattttactaattttttgcattaatttatttaccaaaaaaagaaaagaggaaaaaatgttCCTAGCTCATATAGACCAACCGGACTGTTAGCTATCAGTCTGATCTAGTCCTTAGGGATAATCGATCCGATacggtttgaaaaaaaatggattgaGGTTTTCAGTCCGTGACCCTTAAGGGTGTAAATCAGTTTGGTCCGAGGGAGATTATGGATCATCGCCCCCTATTGGACTGAATCGCTAGCTATCGGTCCATATGGTCCAGGTCAGTTTCAAATGAGGGGGGCAATCATACAAAAAAGTCCATTCTTGAAGTGTACAAAAAAGCCCACAATATGTATTTTTGGCCCATTAGTATAAAAAAGTCCacaatgtttataattttgaataatacaactatttaactttatttgctcagtttttacttaaaaatagtctaaaaaaagttcaaattatcaaacttgataattatatattagttaaatgatattagttaattaataattatatatttagcattttatattgtcaatagtcataggttagatgaaaattacataatttacttatataactactatataaaataatatatataatttataaaaaatatttaaaaatatatatttgtagttcAGTCGGTCTGGTTCAGGGTGGAAAAACCTTACCCCGAGACCGTACTGAAACCCATTTGGTCCCACAAATGGAGGACCAAAACCGACCAAATAAGTTTTCAATCTGGTCCGATTGGTTTTTCCGGTTCGGACTGAAAATATTACACCTCTAGTGACCGATTACATCCTTAGGAACAAGTTTCTCTTTTCCCGAAActccattaaaatcttaattcaaatcattttattaccattcacaaataatctcactactatttaaagATTTATCATTTCGTCTCATCTTATGATCTGTATAACTAAACGAGACAtagtcttttcttcttcttttttttttttttcgattagCCCCTTGAACTCCCGGTTATTCACATTTCAATGGAACAACTAATGGCCTATGCAGTGGGGAAGGACCATTGTCAATGTCATAGATGTTTTACGCATTTTGCTCTTCAACTACgtatattgaaattttcatCGAAACTTCATGGAAGCTGCCAAAAAAACCTAATCAGTCCTCGATCCAGTCCCTTGCATTCCATTGCATAACCAAAATATAACGAACAGCTGAAAATGACAAATCCTTTTTTTAATGAGAATTGCACATGGTAGCATCTTGCAATGGGTCGATGTAGAACgttcactttatttttataactcatctcaattcatcttatttaatcatcataactttcttaaattttcacataaaataaaataaataatttaattttttcaaatctcaaaataaaaataatattaaaaaaatatattttaataatttttaattttaatccaaTCCCTCTTTTTTTCGCAACACAGCAGTTTTTTTCAAACGATGAATCCAAATGGGTCCCGTTTAGCCGTCTTCCACacactattattattatttttttctagatagaatttgatttctctataaatattaaaGGTGAAAACAGttgtaagttttattaaaaattagacACTTGTTGTACCGGGGCTGATGGGAAGGAAGTAGAgatagtttcatctcatttcaaattttttattcatttttttctcaaaaaaaaaataatttaatttttttaaatttttaaataaaaattatattttaatcatattttaactttatcatatttttattaacttttttttaaatcatttttcaaaatttaataaaatatcttaactcaaactatttcattactatttataaattatttcaatattatttatagattaatCTCATCTAATTCACCAAACATTCCCTTAGACTTTAACTGGCATGCTAGCCACTAGCCCAGCTAATATCTTCGAAAGTTTTACAAAAACTTGTTTCCTTTCCTTCATCTTTTGACTTTTGAGTCTTAATTATCCCAAAATTTCGTTTAAAtagtaagatgaaatgaaaaaaaaatgaaataatttataaataatagtgagattattagttgagatgagacgagatgatgTGACCTCACTCTAATGGAGGAATCAGGCATCTTATTACTCTCCATATTTCAAGCTGATTATATGACTGGTCCTGCAATATGAATAATATGCACATGCCCATGTTTTTCCAACTGGTGAATTAAGCCACATATGGACCAGCTGAGCCAAGCCAACAACCACTACCAAAAGATACTTTGAACAGAGACTTTCTAAGAGATTAATCTAAGATGCCATAAAATTCTTTGAAGTTAGGTTTAAGGTGATAAaagttgttatttttatgtgaaacgGTGCTGGAAACATGTGCCCCTCCTACGTGCATAGAAACCTCCTTTTTCacccttccttttttctttctcattcctTTTCAAACAGGCAGATGGCTCAGAAACCACCCAGATACGACACTCgaataaaatatacaaacaaacaaaacgaTTAAACCCTCGATAAGGCTTCCTTGGCAAGTGTCTTGCTGGCTACGGATCTTGAGAATATGAGCTGTTGAAGAAGCTCCTCCATTTCTCGGCTTTTCCCCTCTGTTCTACTTCCTTTAACTGCCCTCTTCCGATACTCCTTCTCAAGTAGaactctatatattttttctatcttctccttcttctctaCTTGGTTTTCATAACTACTGTttgtattatttcatttttagatTTCCTTGTTCGATATTTTCTGCTCTGTAAATATTTAGGCTcgtgatatatattattatcttgtTGAAGTTGAGGATATTTGGGTTTGGTTTGTATTCTTTCAATCCTATAGAAATCAAGTACTTTAATTCATGGAAGAGGCAATAGTGGTAAACAAAGGAGAGGACCTCATCGGTTTGCCTCCGGGTTTTCGATTTCACCCCACGGAGGAGGAGGTTATAACTTATTATCTTACAGAGAAGGTGGTGAATAGCAACTTTAGTGCAAGTGCTATTGGCGAAGCTGATCTCAATAAGTGCGAACCCTGGGATTTACCAAGTAAGTTATTTTGTGGTTTACCTCTGCTTCTTCCATTATTTGTAAGTTCTATTTAAAACGTCCATGGCTGtttgttaattattattttttttttttctgaattatCTTAACCATTCCCGACATATAAATATCATGCAGAGAAAGCGAAGATGGGAGAGAAAGAATGGTACTTCTTCTGCCTGAGAGATAGGAAGTATCCAACAGGCATGCGAACGAATCGAGCAACGGAATCTGGATACTGGAAGGCCACAGGAAAGGATAAAGAGATATACAAGGGGAAAGGCTGCCTTGTTGGGATGAAGAAGACCCTTGTGTTCTATAAAGGGAGGGCTCCAAAAGGAGAGAAGACCAATTGGGTCATGCACGAGTACAGACTGGAAGGAAAATTCGCGTACTGCAACCTCCCCAAGTCTGCAAAGGTAAGGTCAAAGTGTATGCCTTAACAACATTTTCGTGGCTTTTCCATGTTCACCTCTTTAATTAGAAGAGTAGTATTGTGTAGGTTGGGACCTTTCTTTCATTTGGGTAAACTGTAGGGGAGGAATCTAAACTAACAGAGTCTGCTGTTATTGTTATTGGCAGGATGAATGGGTTGTCTGCAGAGTTTTCCACAAGAGCTCAGGGATCAAAAAGGCCTCAGTCCCAGACGCCCTGCTGAGGATGGACTCCTTGGGGGACGATCTATCATCTTCACTCCCTTCCCTCGTGGATCCCCCATTTTCCAACAACGAAAGGCCTGGCTGTGTTGAAAACAACTTCGAGGTAATCCCCTCATACTTCTCAATGAGGGAGAACAACCAGCAGCAGCTAAAGCAGCAAGTCCAGAAGATCGTCCAGCTGCCCTTCAATAATTCTATCCCCATCGCTACTTACCAGGCTAGTCTCATGAGTAAACCCACAGCAAACCCCTTTTTAAATCCTGGTTCGAATCCTCCGTTCTCCTTACATGCAAATCCAAACCTTGATTATTTGCACCAAGGGAGGGCTAGTTCAATTCAGAGCGTCACTGACATCTATGACCATGGAATCACTGAGCGAGCTATTTTAAGAGCAACCGAAGCCAACAATAACGGAAAATCTGGCTTAGAGAGGCAGTGCAAGGTGGAGAAGTTCTCATCCAATCAGTCCATGGCCAGCCTCTCACAGGACACAGGATTTGGCACTGACATGAACACGGAGATTTCGTCTGTCGTCTCAAAGCAATTATATGAAGGAAGCAACAGATCTTACGATGATCCATTGGTTGGCCCCATTGCTGATTTGGAGTGCTTGTGGGACTACTGATCAAGAATATAAAAGATGAATATATCCCGTTTGTTCCTTAATTTCTTGGgttataattgttttttctttcaaacagtTGCTTGCTTCCTGTGTATGATATATAGGTATATAATTAGTCAGAAAATGTTCTTGGCATGATATACATTGATTCGTCATGTCCAAAACTTTTCCGATATtggcatttttattttatttgtagagGATGCCAATCAAGGATTTTATGGACATAAACTAAACTATGTACATATATAATCGTTATACGAATTGTTGATTTGAAGTTAATATGTTGCATcgattttgcaaaaaaaaaaaaaaaaaaaaatgtcaagaCTATGTATCTTTCTTTCCGgcctttctttttaattctattcgttattgatatattaatattgatctATCTAGAAGAATATAATTTCATTGAATTAGTAGGATATGGTACTCTTACAACCTTTTGATACATCAACttttattgaagattataacaatatatatataggcatcgAATCATATCCGGCCATGAAAAGATGCATGCTAAATCTAATTAAATAAGTATAACTTATTGTAATAGCCTTTTCATTATaatagatcatgatcatgatcatgatcatgatgagctGATGATCATCTGTCAATTACTGTACTCTTACGCGTTTAACTGACATGCTTATCTaatcatgagagagagagagagagagtcatgcGGATCTGGCGGGGGTTTGGGGATAAGGGTATCCATTATTGGAAGAGAAGAAAGGATCATGTGACATTGTGAATGAGGGTAGTGAAATGCTGATCCATTTATCTTTTTCCATTAAAGGCTTTACTTTACATTCAAAGCAAAGCGTCCGTCGGGATACTTGCGGCAAAGTTAACTACCTTGTTTAGGCATTTCCATTTGTTTAGActtggaaagaaagaaattataaaaagcaaagtatatttttatgtgaaggaaagaaaaaaataaaaataaaaaacccctCATGATTTGTTGCATGAAAACATGTGtaggccgggggggggggggggggggggggggggggggggggtggtggtgtGCACGCCCACGGTGCACCCACCGAAAAGGAGTCACCGCCGCGTATGATTAATCATATATACATCACTGTCccatgaaaaattgaaaatgaacgGAAGTTGCTACTTCAATTCGATCTGTAGCTAACCTCATCTTATGTCATATAGGCACATTTGGCTTGAATTCAATTTTGACAAAAGATCATTGTCTTGATCTTTGCTTTTAATTGTGAAACAAACTTAAGGGTTAGTTAATTTGTGAAGCGAAATAAATCTATGTAATTGGTTTTATGACAAGGGATCGAAAACTATTTCATAGAGAATAGTACTCATTCGGCCTTAATTTCTGAAACCACTAATATTTTTTAGGAGAGGACGGTACAATTGACCATTCTTTCTAAAATTGACTGGATATATATAGCTATTCTAGGGTAaggaatgtaaattaaaaaaatgtatatgttatcaaaacatctt
Encoded proteins:
- the LOC121268448 gene encoding NAC domain-containing protein 87-like — its product is MEEAIVVNKGEDLIGLPPGFRFHPTEEEVITYYLTEKVVNSNFSASAIGEADLNKCEPWDLPKKAKMGEKEWYFFCLRDRKYPTGMRTNRATESGYWKATGKDKEIYKGKGCLVGMKKTLVFYKGRAPKGEKTNWVMHEYRLEGKFAYCNLPKSAKDEWVVCRVFHKSSGIKKASVPDALLRMDSLGDDLSSSLPSLVDPPFSNNERPGCVENNFEVIPSYFSMRENNQQQLKQQVQKIVQLPFNNSIPIATYQASLMSKPTANPFLNPGSNPPFSLHANPNLDYLHQGRASSIQSVTDIYDHGITERAILRATEANNNGKSGLERQCKVEKFSSNQSMASLSQDTGFGTDMNTEISSVVSKQLYEGSNRSYDDPLVGPIADLECLWDY